AGTGATTACTAAAAATCCTATTGACGGTGTTCAACGCCCCCGAGCGGGAAAGAAAGAAAAGAAGGCAATGCGTAGCGTGAAGAAGTCGTACAGCACTACTGAGGTTGGGACGCTTCTAGCAGCCCTATACAGCCTTCCTGACAGATGGAGGTTATATTTCACCGGGTCTATGCTTGGAGGCTTTAGACGGGGCGAACTGTTGGCTATAGAGTGGCCTGACGTAAGCTATGGCAACCAAGCGATTTGGATTGATAAACAGATAACCTTTAACGAGTTGGGTGAAAAAATCGAAGGTGAGGTTAAGACAGAGGAAAGTGAGGGGTGGATTGCAATGCCAAAATGGTATATGGACCAGCTAAAAGATTTTGAAAAAGAGTGGAAAAAAGAAGCGGCGCGCTGCAAAGATTGGAAAGGTGAAAACAAACAATATGTATTCCATAGTGGGCAGGGCATGATGTACTACCCCACAACCCCTACTGTTACCTGGCGAAAGTTTCTCAAAAAGCATAATCTGCCGCATGTAAAACTACATGGTTTACGTCATACCGCTGGTATGCTGCTACGGGAAAATGGCGTGGATTTGAAAACAATACAAGAACGATTAAGACATACCAAAATCGGAACTACAGCAGACATCTATACACACGCATCCGACATTATTAGTCGAGCAGCAGCAGACCGATTAGAATCGTTTGATCCAAACAAATGAAAATTTGCCCCATGAACTGCCCCATAACCAAAAATAGCTCTGTCGTTTTACTAATTAAGGGTAAAGAAAAAACCCTTGCGCCACAAGGGTTTCAAACATTTTCGAATCAAAGCGGGTGATGGGAATCGAACCCACGCTATCAGCTTGGAAGGCTGAAGTTCTACCATTGAACTACACCCGCATTATATAACATCTTGATTCTTATGTATGACATGCACAAAACTTTGTCAACTAACTGAATCAGGATGGTATTTAGTATAACTTACCTTTTTGAAAAATGCAAGCATACTAGACGCCATCCTGAGCCAGCCAATTCACAGGTTTACGTAAAAACAATTTTTCAAAAACTTCTGCCGGAATGGGACGACTAAAATAATACCCCTGACCTTCATGACAATCCTGCGCCTGCAAAAATTGAAGCTGCTCCTCATTCTCCACCCCTTCAGCCGTAACCTTCAGCTTCAAATGGTGAGCCATAGAGGCAATGGTAGATACAATGGCCGCATTTTTGCTGTCAACCAGTACCTCATTTACAAAGGACCGGTCAATTTTCAGACGATCAATCGGAAGATTTTTCAAATAATGCAATGAGCTATAACCCGTTCCAAAATCATCAATACTGATTGCAACACCAATAGCTTTTATTTTTTTCAACTGTTCAAAGGCCCGGTCCTTATCAAAAGTCATACTCTCGGTAATCTCCAGCTCTAAATAGCGTGCCTCCAGTCCCGTATCGGACAAAATCCCCCGAATGACATCAACCAGCTTTTTTTGCTGGAATTGGCGCATGGATAAATTGACCGAAATCGGAATCGATGGATACCCCAGCTCCTGCCACTGCTTATTTTGGAGACATGCCTCACGCAACACCCATTCCCCCAAGGGCACGATCAGGCCACTTTCTTCAGCTACTGGAATAAAATCACCCGGCATCACCATCCCGCGATGAGGATGATTCCAACGCACCAGCGCTTCCAAACTCGTTAGCTCGCCACTTTGCAGGTGGACACGTGGCTGATACACCAATGAAAATTCTTCATTTTCAAGCGCACGCCGCAAATCATTCTCCAACTGGAGTCTTTCATGCGCTCGCATCTGCATCGCACTAGCATACCGCTGAAAATTCACCCCTTGCTCCTTGGCACTATGTACAGCAGTATCCGCCTGTTGAATAAGTTGTTCGCTCTGATTCGCATCCGACGGGTACAAAGCTATGCCAACGCTCACCATTACATGATAAGACTCCCCATTAATATCAAACGGCTGATCGAACAGCTTCACCATATCATCAATACGATTTCTCATGACATCTGAATCTTCGTAGCCCATTAGAAGAAAGGCAAATTCATCTCCACCCATGCTAAAGACCGCTTCACCTTCGCGGCAAAAATGCCCCAAGCGTTCGCCTACCGCATACAGCAAATAATTGCCTGCCGTATGCCCAAGCGAATCATTAATCGCTTTGAAACGATCAATATTTAGCACTAAAAGCGCTACTGTCTCATCAGATTTCAATGAATGGCGCAATATTTTATCCAGGCGCTGGGAAAGACGTCGCCGATTGGGGAGGCCTGTTATATCATCGTTATAAGCAATATGATTAAATTCAGATTCTGCCGCCTGTTTTTCCCGATAAGGAACCAGAACCATAAGCCGGACCAGACCGCTCAACAAATTATAAAACGCAATCACGTTAGTCAAAAGTCCTATAAGATGATTGATATCACTCATTTGCTCAGCAAATAAATAGAACAACTGGCTCACAACACACAGCCCAATCCCACGAACCATAAGCAACATGCCCAATTCCGCGGGGCGAACTTTCCGATATTTTCGTACTCCAAAAATAAATGTGAGTACCAGCAGTAACATGACAACCAGATTCAACGTCCAGCCCAGGTTACCTAATTCGTACCGTATACGTAGATCCGGTAAGCCTGCATCATATGCCTTTATAACTCCTAGAATCAGCAACGTGCAGCCTATCCCTGCCCACAAAGCCACTG
This window of the Paenibacillus polymyxa genome carries:
- a CDS encoding tyrosine-type recombinase/integrase, which translates into the protein MAWTEHLGGNKYKLVARDPSKVNKPKRSISVEVPKEIVKSERKTKQWLTLELAKWAAKVEAGKANKSEKVKFMDFVPIWKKGYAEKNMGKYTLKTNMWYIESFLLPEFGNVGIERITTLQLVTFFADLKRQDGKEYATNTKLNIYKAAKSIFDAAFTWEVITKNPIDGVQRPRAGKKEKKAMRSVKKSYSTTEVGTLLAALYSLPDRWRLYFTGSMLGGFRRGELLAIEWPDVSYGNQAIWIDKQITFNELGEKIEGEVKTEESEGWIAMPKWYMDQLKDFEKEWKKEAARCKDWKGENKQYVFHSGQGMMYYPTTPTVTWRKFLKKHNLPHVKLHGLRHTAGMLLRENGVDLKTIQERLRHTKIGTTADIYTHASDIISRAAADRLESFDPNK
- a CDS encoding bifunctional diguanylate cyclase/phosphodiesterase; this translates as MNIRLEVKKTIGIGIAAIVLFVLVQLFHVTLNKIYSYNVFFLVYPIIGFACAAICFSIFYQSWSVLLEQLTWQRLLIAPTFLVAGLLYLVHIVSFSFVSLTDFALSPGISLWLLFVNRAFTSVMLLFVCSLPFRKTKSEYKTVALWAGIGCTLLILGVIKAYDAGLPDLRIRYELGNLGWTLNLVVMLLLVLTFIFGVRKYRKVRPAELGMLLMVRGIGLCVVSQLFYLFAEQMSDINHLIGLLTNVIAFYNLLSGLVRLMVLVPYREKQAAESEFNHIAYNDDITGLPNRRRLSQRLDKILRHSLKSDETVALLVLNIDRFKAINDSLGHTAGNYLLYAVGERLGHFCREGEAVFSMGGDEFAFLLMGYEDSDVMRNRIDDMVKLFDQPFDINGESYHVMVSVGIALYPSDANQSEQLIQQADTAVHSAKEQGVNFQRYASAMQMRAHERLQLENDLRRALENEEFSLVYQPRVHLQSGELTSLEALVRWNHPHRGMVMPGDFIPVAEESGLIVPLGEWVLREACLQNKQWQELGYPSIPISVNLSMRQFQQKKLVDVIRGILSDTGLEARYLELEITESMTFDKDRAFEQLKKIKAIGVAISIDDFGTGYSSLHYLKNLPIDRLKIDRSFVNEVLVDSKNAAIVSTIASMAHHLKLKVTAEGVENEEQLQFLQAQDCHEGQGYYFSRPIPAEVFEKLFLRKPVNWLAQDGV